One window of the Vicinamibacterales bacterium genome contains the following:
- a CDS encoding ice-binding family protein → MRRIRRHYPVYGAILALSFGFFGASPALAQTAPSLGNASTFAVLAGSTVTNTGSSVIAGNVGVSPGAAITGFPPGTVSSGGTTHGGNATAAAAQVSLTAAYTNLAGQATTANLTGQDLGTVGALSPGVFNFDTSAQLTGTLTLNAGGNADAVWIFKIGSTLTTASNSVVSVIGGGSVCNIYWQVGSSATLGTTTKFAGNILALTSITMNTGATNSGRVLARNGAVTLDTNTASAAVCNVVAPPGTPGVTPPVGCPVIGFTPATLPNGDVGSPYTVQFAGNSGTAPYVFTAVASTLPAGLTFSSTGLLTGTPTSSTTQTFVIRATDTVGCFTDRPYTMAFGTAVPTLPQVVFVLLGLGLTLLGYFRLRRPTSLRG, encoded by the coding sequence CTGTCCTTCGGCTTCTTTGGCGCATCCCCGGCTCTGGCGCAGACGGCTCCGTCGCTCGGCAACGCATCGACCTTTGCCGTGCTGGCCGGATCGACGGTCACGAATACGGGCTCGAGTGTCATCGCCGGAAACGTCGGCGTCAGCCCGGGCGCCGCCATCACCGGGTTTCCTCCGGGGACCGTTTCGTCCGGTGGCACGACCCACGGCGGCAATGCCACCGCGGCCGCGGCTCAGGTCTCCCTCACCGCCGCCTACACCAACTTGGCTGGCCAGGCCACCACCGCGAACTTGACAGGGCAGGACTTGGGAACGGTGGGGGCGCTCAGTCCGGGTGTGTTTAACTTCGACACCTCGGCTCAGCTCACCGGCACCCTCACGCTCAACGCCGGGGGGAATGCCGACGCGGTCTGGATTTTCAAGATTGGAAGCACGCTTACGACGGCCTCCAATTCGGTGGTCTCCGTGATCGGCGGCGGTTCCGTGTGCAACATCTACTGGCAGGTCGGCAGTTCGGCCACCCTCGGGACCACGACGAAGTTTGCCGGGAACATTCTCGCGCTGACGAGCATCACGATGAACACCGGCGCCACCAATTCGGGTCGGGTGCTGGCGCGCAACGGCGCTGTGACGCTGGATACCAACACGGCCAGCGCCGCGGTGTGCAACGTCGTGGCGCCGCCCGGAACGCCGGGAGTGACGCCGCCGGTGGGCTGCCCGGTCATTGGATTCACCCCGGCAACGTTGCCCAACGGCGACGTCGGATCGCCCTATACCGTGCAATTCGCCGGGAATAGCGGAACGGCGCCCTACGTTTTCACCGCGGTTGCCAGCACGCTGCCCGCGGGCCTGACCTTCTCGTCGACGGGCCTGCTGACGGGGACGCCGACCTCGTCCACCACCCAGACATTCGTCATACGGGCAACCGACACCGTCGGGTGTTTCACCGATCGCCCGTACACCATGGCCTTCGGCACCGCGGTGCCGACGCTCCCGCAGGTCGTCTTCGTCCTGCTCGGCTTGGGTCTGACGTTGCTCGGTTACTTCCGGCTGCGGCGGCCAACATCACTTCGCGGATGA
- a CDS encoding PAS domain-containing protein, which produces MEKTLPVYQIDERWRIVSANNGFCRALRCTESSLVGRDVRELLRDDWRLAFRSYVARALVGVGDLDATVPLVAPCGEQHWFRHQLEPLIEDGMLAGYRATIQPHVAQLAEAPKRWWEWRPVVARQVWDFDVEQLSRAS; this is translated from the coding sequence ATGGAGAAGACCCTTCCCGTCTATCAAATTGATGAGCGCTGGCGGATCGTGAGCGCCAACAACGGCTTCTGCCGCGCACTCCGCTGCACCGAGTCGAGCCTGGTCGGCCGCGATGTGCGCGAACTGCTGCGCGATGACTGGCGCCTCGCCTTCAGGAGCTACGTGGCGCGGGCGCTCGTCGGCGTGGGTGACCTCGACGCGACGGTGCCGCTCGTGGCCCCGTGCGGCGAACAGCACTGGTTCAGGCACCAGCTCGAGCCGCTCATCGAAGACGGAATGTTGGCAGGGTATCGCGCCACCATCCAACCCCATGTCGCGCAGCTGGCGGAGGCGCCCAAGCGCTGGTGGGAATGGCGCCCGGTCGTGGCGCGCCAAGTGTGGGACTTCGATGTGGAGCAGCTTTCCCGGGCCAGTTGA
- a CDS encoding cold shock domain-containing protein — translation MNGTIKRLVSDKGFGFILASDGNEYFFHNSACTDTRFDELREGQNVTFEKGQGPKGPRGENVKVV, via the coding sequence ATGAACGGTACGATCAAGCGGCTCGTTAGCGACAAGGGTTTCGGTTTTATCCTTGCCAGCGACGGCAACGAATACTTCTTCCACAACAGCGCCTGCACTGACACTCGTTTCGACGAGCTGCGTGAAGGCCAGAACGTGACGTTCGAAAAGGGCCAGGGCCCCAAGGGTCCCCGCGGCGAAAACGTCAAGGTCGTCTAG
- a CDS encoding OsmC family peroxiredoxin, with protein MARQAEAEWKGDLKGGGGRVKLGSGAYEGNYSFATRFENGSGANPEELIGAALAGCYSMALANSLAQAGFTATSVHSSADVHLGKDDTGFLVNLIELNVTAVVPNVDNAVFQQHVEKTNVGCIIKRALAAVPTITVKATLK; from the coding sequence ATGGCACGTCAGGCAGAAGCAGAGTGGAAGGGCGATCTCAAGGGCGGCGGCGGCCGCGTCAAGCTGGGCAGCGGCGCCTACGAGGGCAACTACTCATTCGCGACACGTTTTGAAAACGGGAGCGGCGCCAATCCCGAGGAACTGATCGGCGCAGCGCTGGCCGGCTGCTACTCAATGGCCCTGGCCAACTCGCTCGCCCAGGCCGGCTTCACCGCCACCAGCGTGCACAGCAGCGCCGACGTCCACCTGGGCAAGGACGACACGGGCTTCCTGGTCAATCTGATCGAGCTCAATGTGACTGCGGTGGTTCCGAACGTCGACAACGCCGTATTCCAACAGCACGTCGAGAAGACCAATGTGGGCTGCATCATCAAACGCGCCCTTGCCGCCGTCCCGACGATCACCGTGAAGGCCACGCTCAAATAA
- a CDS encoding septum formation initiator family protein has translation MTESETTQPPPTPPVVAVKATLASRGRRLLRHALVFFTLVIVVDAIAGEKGLLALLQARTEYAALERSLERARAENADLREQARRLREDPGAVEEQARRELGLIKPGEMLFIIKDVEKK, from the coding sequence ATGACCGAGAGCGAAACTACCCAACCGCCGCCAACGCCACCGGTCGTGGCAGTCAAGGCGACACTCGCCAGCCGGGGACGCCGCCTCCTCCGCCACGCCCTCGTCTTCTTCACCCTCGTCATCGTCGTCGACGCGATCGCCGGCGAGAAGGGCCTGCTCGCCCTGCTCCAGGCACGGACTGAATACGCCGCGCTCGAACGGTCGCTCGAACGCGCCCGCGCCGAGAACGCCGACTTGCGTGAACAGGCCCGCCGCTTGCGCGAAGACCCCGGCGCCGTCGAAGAGCAAGCCCGCCGCGAGCTCGGACTGATCAAGCCCGGCGAAATGCTCTTCATCATCAAGGACGTCGAGAAGAAGTAG
- the cutA gene encoding divalent-cation tolerance protein CutA produces the protein MERLVLVWTTWPADGDADGFARTLVDERLAACVSVLPPMRSTYRWQGAVETAAERQVLIKTRAANLAALEKRVRELHPYEVPEFLVLNIDAGSPAYLSWLNDSLA, from the coding sequence ATGGAGAGACTGGTGCTGGTGTGGACGACGTGGCCGGCGGATGGCGACGCGGATGGGTTCGCGCGGACCCTGGTGGACGAGCGGCTGGCGGCGTGCGTAAGCGTGCTGCCGCCCATGCGGTCCACTTACCGCTGGCAGGGAGCCGTGGAAACCGCGGCCGAACGGCAGGTGCTGATCAAGACAAGGGCCGCCAACCTGGCGGCCCTCGAGAAGCGAGTGCGGGAACTACACCCGTACGAGGTGCCCGAGTTTCTCGTGCTCAACATCGACGCGGGGAGCCCCGCCTATCTGTCCTGGCTGAACGACAGCCTAGCCTAG
- a CDS encoding cystathionine gamma-synthase — protein MKLNDTARFSTICIHAGQEPDPATGAIITPIYQTSTYVQDGLGQPHAGFEYGRTQNPTRMALERNIAAIEAGSAAFAFASGMAAIDAVLTRLESGDHVLVSDNTYGGTFRLFERVRRKFGLDFTYVDTSKPELVGPAIKPNTKYLFIETPTNPMLHITDIAAVSEIAHAKQVRVVVDNTFASPYIQRPLTLGADLVLHSTTKFLNGHSDSVGGVVILKHQDDVDWMKFVQNAAGAILGPMDSWLILRGTKTLTVRMEKTNANAQVIAEFLAGHKKVQRTIYPGLASHPHHALAQRQMRGFGGLISFDVGSLDAAKSVLNNLKLMALAESLGGVETLISHPAIMTHASVPPERRAMLGITDGLIRISVGIEDVEDLQADLAQALG, from the coding sequence ATGAAACTCAACGACACCGCTCGCTTCAGCACCATCTGCATTCATGCCGGTCAGGAACCCGACCCGGCCACTGGCGCCATCATCACGCCGATTTACCAGACGTCCACTTACGTGCAGGACGGCCTCGGCCAGCCGCACGCCGGCTTCGAGTACGGTCGCACCCAGAACCCGACGCGGATGGCGCTCGAGCGGAACATCGCGGCCATCGAGGCCGGCTCGGCGGCGTTTGCCTTCGCCTCGGGCATGGCCGCCATCGACGCGGTGCTCACCCGCCTCGAGTCGGGCGACCACGTGCTGGTCAGCGACAACACCTATGGCGGCACCTTCCGCCTGTTCGAGCGGGTCCGCCGGAAGTTCGGCCTCGACTTCACCTACGTGGATACCTCGAAGCCCGAACTGGTCGGACCGGCGATCAAGCCGAACACGAAGTACCTGTTTATCGAGACCCCAACCAATCCGATGCTCCACATCACCGACATCGCCGCGGTGAGCGAGATCGCGCACGCGAAACAGGTGCGCGTGGTCGTCGACAACACGTTCGCGAGCCCCTACATCCAGCGCCCGCTGACGCTCGGTGCCGACCTCGTGCTGCACAGCACCACGAAGTTCCTCAATGGCCACAGCGACAGCGTCGGCGGCGTCGTCATTCTCAAGCACCAGGACGACGTCGACTGGATGAAGTTCGTGCAGAACGCGGCGGGGGCCATCCTCGGGCCGATGGATTCGTGGCTGATCCTGCGCGGCACCAAGACGCTGACCGTGCGCATGGAGAAGACCAATGCGAACGCCCAGGTGATCGCCGAGTTCCTGGCCGGCCACAAGAAGGTCCAGCGGACGATCTATCCCGGACTGGCCTCGCATCCGCACCATGCCCTGGCCCAGCGGCAAATGCGCGGCTTCGGCGGCCTCATCTCGTTTGACGTCGGTTCGCTCGATGCCGCCAAGAGCGTGCTCAATAACCTGAAGCTGATGGCGCTGGCCGAGAGCCTCGGCGGCGTCGAGACGCTGATCTCACACCCGGCGATCATGACGCACGCGTCGGTTCCGCCCGAGCGCCGGGCGATGCTAGGCATCACCGACGGGTTGATCCGCATCTCCGTGGGCATCGAAGACGTTGAGGATCTGCAGGCCGACCTGGCGCAGGCGCTAGGCTAG
- a CDS encoding SpoIIE family protein phosphatase, whose translation MSAPVRPAALLPGDAPSRWRVWRAWLFRTFPGRALVLGLAIKAVTWPLGVAMALPYALDAVDMVGSLALLFAIAYGITRLAVWAKRRLLWRVRRKLILSYVFVGVVPALLVITFFLLAGLILLFNVSSYLVQSRVRSLTDQARFLAQTAQLEVQRSATAAAVAEALERRQSSTETRYPFLSLAVVPVDGLTCKVEASRAARIPRTLPAALPIKAGPWTHLAVPTTLPTWVPCDGFAGIIAFDVPPSVDTPPKEGGTRLVMRAVALPEVSNPNWAVILDMPLSLTIEQRILDETGIRMGEVTAFLTEGRKPSLGRYFEDRPPDPQNTPIFSPSTQRWVAFLDFSDWTTGRTESASVAILINVWEIYKRISVVSQAGLGNMNFGQLLLTVLAVIGTLFLIIQFVALVIGFVLARQITGAVHDLFTGTQHVRAGDFGHQIPVRARDQLGELAESFNLMTGEVTTLLGEMAEKGRMEQEMFAAREIQQKLLPAGPLRVTGLAMSAFCEPAREVAGDYYDFLPITDTMTGVLIADVAGKGLAAGLYMAQLKVIVQSLARLHHEPKEFLSAVNKVVSANLDGKSFITMLYGVIDVERHEMTFARAGHCPLIHVPADQPPGRRKARMLVPDGLVVGLQIDDGTMFDSLLQEQTISLAPGDLVVWFTDGISETMNEAFDCFGEHRLAQVVEQYAHLPFDQLRSYILAELRAFASGADQHDDMTMILMKIEPATPLPPDGAAASLTPGEPV comes from the coding sequence ATGAGTGCTCCTGTCCGTCCTGCCGCATTGCTGCCCGGCGACGCGCCGTCGCGGTGGCGCGTGTGGCGCGCGTGGCTGTTCCGCACGTTCCCCGGCCGCGCGCTGGTCCTCGGCCTGGCGATCAAGGCCGTCACCTGGCCGCTCGGCGTCGCGATGGCCCTGCCGTACGCCCTCGACGCCGTCGACATGGTCGGCAGCCTGGCCCTGCTGTTCGCCATTGCCTACGGCATTACCCGCCTCGCGGTGTGGGCCAAGCGGCGGCTGCTGTGGCGGGTCCGGCGCAAGCTGATCCTGTCGTACGTGTTCGTGGGCGTGGTGCCGGCCCTCCTGGTGATCACGTTCTTCCTGCTGGCGGGCTTGATCCTGCTGTTCAACGTCAGCTCGTACCTGGTGCAGTCGCGCGTGCGCTCGCTGACCGACCAGGCCCGGTTCCTGGCCCAGACCGCGCAACTCGAGGTGCAACGCAGCGCCACCGCCGCAGCCGTGGCGGAGGCCCTGGAGCGGCGGCAATCGAGCACCGAGACGCGCTATCCATTTCTCTCGCTGGCCGTGGTGCCAGTGGACGGCCTGACCTGCAAGGTGGAAGCGTCCCGCGCCGCGCGCATCCCGCGCACGCTGCCCGCCGCCCTGCCGATCAAGGCGGGGCCGTGGACGCACCTCGCGGTGCCGACAACGCTCCCCACGTGGGTCCCGTGCGACGGCTTCGCCGGCATCATCGCCTTTGACGTGCCGCCCAGTGTCGACACGCCACCGAAGGAAGGCGGCACCCGCCTGGTCATGCGCGCCGTGGCCCTGCCGGAGGTCAGCAACCCGAACTGGGCCGTGATTCTCGACATGCCGCTGTCGTTGACCATCGAGCAGCGCATTCTCGACGAAACCGGGATCCGCATGGGCGAGGTCACCGCCTTCCTGACGGAAGGGCGCAAGCCGAGCCTCGGACGGTACTTCGAGGACCGGCCACCCGATCCCCAGAACACGCCGATCTTTTCGCCCTCGACCCAGCGCTGGGTCGCGTTCCTGGACTTCTCCGACTGGACCACCGGCCGGACCGAAAGCGCCTCGGTCGCGATCCTGATCAACGTCTGGGAGATCTACAAGCGCATCTCGGTGGTCTCGCAGGCCGGGCTCGGCAACATGAACTTCGGCCAGCTGCTGCTTACGGTGCTGGCGGTGATCGGCACGTTGTTCCTGATCATCCAGTTCGTCGCGCTGGTGATCGGCTTCGTGCTGGCGCGGCAGATCACCGGCGCCGTGCACGACCTGTTCACCGGCACGCAGCACGTGCGCGCCGGTGACTTCGGCCACCAGATCCCCGTGCGCGCCCGCGACCAGCTGGGGGAGCTCGCCGAGTCGTTCAACCTGATGACCGGCGAAGTGACGACCCTGCTCGGCGAGATGGCCGAGAAGGGGCGCATGGAGCAGGAGATGTTCGCGGCGCGCGAGATTCAGCAGAAGCTGCTGCCCGCCGGCCCGCTGCGCGTCACCGGCCTCGCCATGTCGGCGTTTTGTGAACCGGCGCGCGAAGTGGCCGGGGACTACTACGACTTCCTGCCGATTACGGACACGATGACCGGCGTCCTGATCGCGGACGTCGCCGGCAAGGGCCTGGCCGCCGGCCTCTACATGGCGCAGCTCAAGGTGATCGTGCAATCGCTCGCGCGTCTGCATCACGAGCCGAAGGAGTTCCTCTCAGCCGTGAACAAGGTGGTGTCCGCCAATCTCGACGGCAAGAGCTTCATCACCATGCTCTATGGGGTCATCGACGTCGAGCGGCACGAGATGACGTTCGCGCGGGCCGGCCATTGCCCGCTGATCCACGTGCCAGCGGACCAGCCGCCCGGCCGCCGCAAGGCGAGGATGCTGGTACCGGACGGCCTGGTGGTCGGCCTGCAGATCGACGACGGCACGATGTTCGACTCGCTGCTGCAGGAGCAGACCATCAGCCTGGCGCCGGGCGACCTGGTGGTGTGGTTCACCGACGGCATCTCCGAAACCATGAACGAGGCGTTCGACTGCTTCGGTGAGCACCGGCTGGCGCAGGTGGTCGAGCAGTACGCGCACCTGCCGTTCGACCAGCTGCGCTCGTACATCCTCGCCGAACTGCGCGCCTTTGCCAGCGGCGCCGACCAGCACGACGACATGACCATGATCCTGATGAAGATCGAGCCGGCGACGCCGCTGCCGCCCGACGGCGCGGCAGCGTCGCTCACCCCAGGGGAGCCGGTCTGA
- the rnc gene encoding ribonuclease III — MENGLTVIFRTQSDIEANVVEALLDSHGVETMRTAGPAPGLFPFSVNPLGETQIAVRDMDAAEAVRIIESHREQVGGGIVVPLPQELDALEARVAYRFRDRGLLEHALTHKSKAHEDPSGGVADNESLEFLGDAVLGLVVSDALFRAFPSYSEGQKSKIKANLVSTASLAEMAELMGLGDHMILGRGEEKTGGRRKQALLADTCEAVIAAIYLDGGLEPARQFLMRELSSQIEEARQPEYFGRDHKSRLQERLQGLGRPLPSYRVSGEIGPDHHKLFHVEVIVGDEVLAHGAGRTKKDAEQEGARLALETITRGVTGQA; from the coding sequence ATGGAGAACGGCCTGACCGTCATCTTCCGGACCCAGTCCGACATCGAGGCCAACGTCGTCGAGGCCTTGCTCGACAGCCACGGCGTCGAAACCATGCGCACGGCCGGCCCGGCCCCGGGCCTGTTTCCGTTCTCGGTCAATCCGCTGGGCGAGACGCAGATCGCGGTGCGCGACATGGACGCCGCCGAAGCGGTGCGGATTATCGAGAGCCATCGCGAGCAAGTCGGCGGCGGCATCGTCGTGCCGTTGCCGCAGGAGCTCGACGCGCTCGAGGCGCGGGTCGCCTATCGCTTCCGCGATCGCGGGCTGCTCGAACACGCGCTGACCCACAAGTCCAAGGCCCACGAGGATCCGAGCGGCGGCGTCGCCGACAACGAATCGCTCGAGTTCCTGGGGGACGCGGTGCTCGGCCTGGTCGTCTCGGACGCGTTGTTCCGCGCCTTCCCGTCCTACTCGGAAGGGCAGAAGTCGAAGATCAAGGCGAACCTGGTGTCAACGGCGTCGCTCGCGGAGATGGCCGAGTTGATGGGCCTTGGCGATCACATGATCCTCGGGCGCGGCGAGGAGAAGACCGGCGGCCGCCGCAAGCAGGCGCTGCTGGCCGACACCTGCGAGGCGGTGATCGCGGCGATCTACCTGGACGGCGGACTCGAGCCCGCCCGGCAGTTCCTGATGCGCGAGCTGTCCAGCCAGATCGAGGAGGCGCGGCAGCCCGAGTATTTCGGCCGCGACCACAAGTCGCGCCTGCAGGAACGGCTCCAGGGGCTGGGCCGGCCGCTGCCGTCGTACCGCGTGTCCGGCGAGATTGGCCCCGACCACCACAAGCTGTTCCACGTCGAAGTGATTGTCGGCGACGAGGTACTGGCGCACGGCGCCGGACGCACCAAGAAGGACGCGGAGCAGGAAGGAGCCCGGCTCGCGCTCGAGACGATCACCAGGGGTGTCACTGGACAAGCCTGA
- a CDS encoding DUF2277 domain-containing protein has product MCRNIKTLFNFDPPATDDEVRAASLQFVRKLSGFNAPSKANEAVFNQAIDDVAAIARQLVDQLATNAPPKNRDEEALKAKARSAERFGVRA; this is encoded by the coding sequence ATGTGCAGGAACATCAAGACCCTCTTCAACTTCGATCCGCCGGCCACCGATGACGAGGTGCGCGCCGCGTCGCTGCAGTTCGTCCGCAAGCTGAGCGGCTTCAACGCCCCGTCGAAGGCGAACGAGGCGGTGTTCAACCAGGCCATCGACGACGTGGCCGCGATCGCGCGGCAGCTGGTCGATCAACTGGCAACCAACGCGCCGCCGAAGAATCGGGACGAGGAAGCGCTGAAAGCGAAAGCGCGCTCCGCCGAACGGTTCGGCGTGCGCGCGTAA
- a CDS encoding winged helix-turn-helix domain-containing protein: MMAPHAGLERRVLAALDATPPRIPVVIGGCGAGRTTLLHVLNDRLGRDQCQYVDVERAASTPERFHQAFAAASPFSVNGQSAAAPQDTAASARAAFDRTLGLIGRARARTETPATFLFDEVLEFRTFESFPGLRHVLREMLHAMAESNNRFVLTSRYVARALRLLRDGHPRFEVIHLPALTAAEVTAMLPPTGETSAEDREYLGRTIGALADGRAAYVRALGEAASSMSGRGGDPISALTALLTGEGALAAWCSHRYELRLHKARGYGALKAILEILAEEEPLTLTEVAHRLHRTPGSTKDYLSWLEDVDLIVSRQKRYSFGDPLMRLWVRLHCRPVPPSVDEVAREVQAYAMARLPQAEPAHALAAVSGDRKDWGIIEID, encoded by the coding sequence ATGATGGCTCCCCACGCCGGCCTCGAACGCCGCGTGCTCGCCGCGCTCGACGCGACGCCGCCACGCATTCCCGTCGTGATCGGAGGCTGCGGCGCCGGCCGGACCACGCTCTTGCACGTGCTCAACGATCGCTTGGGCCGCGACCAGTGCCAGTACGTGGACGTCGAACGCGCCGCCAGCACGCCCGAGCGCTTCCACCAGGCGTTCGCCGCCGCCTCGCCGTTCAGCGTCAACGGCCAGAGTGCCGCGGCGCCGCAGGACACCGCCGCCTCCGCGCGCGCCGCGTTCGATCGCACGCTCGGCCTGATCGGCCGCGCGCGAGCGCGCACCGAGACGCCCGCCACGTTCCTGTTCGACGAAGTGCTGGAGTTCCGCACCTTCGAGAGCTTCCCCGGGTTGCGCCACGTCCTGCGCGAGATGCTGCACGCGATGGCGGAGAGCAACAACCGCTTCGTGCTCACCAGCCGCTACGTCGCCCGCGCCTTGCGGCTGCTGCGCGACGGCCATCCGCGCTTCGAAGTGATCCACCTGCCGGCGCTCACCGCCGCCGAGGTCACGGCGATGCTGCCGCCCACCGGTGAGACGTCGGCGGAAGACCGCGAGTACCTGGGCCGCACCATCGGCGCGCTGGCCGACGGCCGCGCCGCCTACGTCCGCGCGCTCGGCGAAGCGGCGTCATCGATGAGCGGGCGCGGCGGCGATCCGATCAGCGCGCTGACCGCGCTGCTCACCGGCGAGGGCGCGCTGGCCGCCTGGTGCAGCCATCGCTACGAACTGCGGCTCCACAAGGCCCGCGGCTACGGCGCCCTGAAGGCCATCCTCGAGATCCTGGCGGAAGAAGAACCGCTGACGCTGACCGAGGTCGCCCACCGGCTGCACCGCACGCCGGGCTCGACCAAGGACTACCTGTCGTGGCTGGAAGACGTCGACCTGATCGTGTCGCGGCAGAAGCGCTACAGCTTCGGGGACCCGCTGATGCGGTTGTGGGTGCGGCTGCACTGCCGGCCGGTGCCGCCGTCGGTGGACGAAGTCGCGCGCGAAGTGCAGGCCTATGCGATGGCGCGGCTGCCGCAGGCGGAGCCGGCGCACGCGCTGGCCGCGGTGTCCGGCGATCGCAAGGACTGGGGCATTATCGAGATCGACTGA